In the genome of Cryptococcus deuterogattii R265 chromosome 6, complete sequence, one region contains:
- a CDS encoding NAD-binding Rossmann fold oxidoreductase produces the protein MSTNVALLGSGVFAQASYVPALLSLARSKTLVLHTVWSRSESSAQTLHAKYTSSGAPSPQLLYDEDGLEAVLANKEVDAVLFVLPITKQPDLVRKAWKAGKHVLSEKPLARDVKEAMELIEEYERDYKTKGLIWRVAENYAHEPALRFAGDILAKTPELGPVLFWDIKFTAYVEDGSKYHATGWRTIPDYQGGFLLDGGVHWAALLRTVLPAALPASIIGFASLHRTHLLPHDTVQAISLPAPSSTIPPNGPQSKLGSAVHTEKDLVSQPGQSTPRGQITFSFAKPDMPPEGRTSNGLVVTLLNGVLIVEQTFDRQFVSTLIPAEGSGLERKTITTKQVGVEIEIEMFANAVQAAKEGRENKEENFGEPRGALWDLSLVEAMLKSDGKEINLESLVKGE, from the exons ATGTCCACAAACGTTGCCCTCCTTGGCTCAGGCGTTTTCGCCCAGGCCTCCTACGTCCCggctctcctctctcttgcTCGATCCAAAACCCTTGTCCTTCACACCGTCTGGTCTCGCTCAGAGTCTTCTGCTCAAACCTTGCATGCCAAGTACACCTCTTCAGGTGCGCCTTCACCCCAGCTTTTgtatgatgaggatggcCTTGAGGCTGTCCTGGCAAACAAGGAGGTTGATGCGGTGCTCTTCGTGTTGCCCATTACCAAACAGCCTGACCTTGTCAGGAAGGCGTGGAAGGCTGGAAAGCATGTGCTGAGCGAAAAGCCTTTGGCGAGGGATGTCAAGGAAGCCATGGAATTGATTGAGGAGTATGAGAGGGATTACAAGACCAAAGGCTTAATCTGGAGGGTTGCCGAAA ACTATGCTCATGAGCCCGCTCTCCGATTCGCTGGAGACATTCTCGCAAAGACGCCTGAACTTGGACCTGTTCTTTTCTGGGACATAAAGTTTACCGCATATGTCGAGGATGGTTCCAAATACCATGCTACTGGATGGCGAACTATTCCTGATTATCAAGGTG GTTTCCTCCTGGATGGCGGTGTTCACTGGGCCGCTCTCCTCCGTACCGTACTCCCCGCcgctcttcctgcttctaTCATTGGCTTTGCCTCCCTTCACCGaactcatcttctgccCCACGACACTGTCCAAgccatctctctccctgcCCCATCCTCTACCATCCCACCCAACGGCCCCCAGTCAAAGTTGGGCAGCGCTGTTCACACCGAAAAGGATTTGGTTTCTCAACCCGGCCAATCTACTCCCCGAGGTCAGATCACCTTTAGCTTTGCCAAGCCCGACATGCCCCCCGAGGGTCGAACATCCAACGGTCTTGTTGTCACTTTGCTCAATGGTGTTCTCATTGTTGAGCAAACTTTCGATAGGCAGTTTGTCTCTACTCTCATTCCTGCTGAAGGAAGTGgcttggagaggaagacaatTACCACCAAGCAAGTGGGTGTGGAAATTGAAATTGAAATGTTTGCGAACGCTGTGCAGGCTgccaaggaaggaagagaaaacaaGGAGGAGAACTTTGGTGAGCCTAGGGGCGCTCTCTGGGATCTCAGCCTTGTCGAGGCGATGCTGAAGAGTGATGGCAAAGAGATCAATCTTGAGAGTCTGGTcaaaggagaatga
- a CDS encoding arf/Sar family protein, producing MASIFSGLFSWLLSLFFAKHLEVTIVGLQASGKTSLVNVLGSDQWSEDVVPTVAFNLRQVRKGNVTMKIWDVAGQPKFRGMWDRYCRGADAIIYVVDAADHQSIPTATSELHALLHIPALASVPLLVLANKNDLPGAMGVDELIKEMRLGEIGGRAVSCYSTSNKTKHNLDIVLAWLTQRAH from the exons ATGGCTTCTATATTTAGTGGGCTTTTCAGCTGGCTTCTGTCTCTGTTCTTTGCCAAGCATCTTGAGGTGACAATAGTGGGATTACAG GCAAGCGGAAAGACATC ATTGGTCAATGTTTTGGGTTCCGATCAGTGGTCTGAAGATGTTGTTCCAACGGTAGCTTTCAACCTTCGCCAAGTGCGGAAAGGGAATGTAACCATGAAGATCTGGGATGTAGCT GGGCAACCAAAGTTTAGAGGAATGTGGGATCGCTATTGCAGAGGAGCCGATGCTATCAT CTATGTGGTAGATGCTGCTGAT CACCAATCCATACCGACTGCGACATCTGAGCTTCACGCCCTATTACATATTCCTGCACTCGCTTCAGTACCTTTATTAGTCCTAGCGAACAAGAACGACCTTCCTGGAGCTATGGGAGTTGATGAGTTGATTAAGGAAATGCGATTAGGAGAGATAGGGGGTAGAGCTGTATCT TGCTATTCGACAAGcaacaaaacaaaacat AACCTTGATATTGTCCTGGCCTGGCTCACACAACGAGCCCATTGA
- a CDS encoding cytoplasmic tRNA 2-thiolation protein 1 encodes MPPTPCSLCHTARALVKRPKTGQQVCKDCFFEVFETEVHNTIVEGEGIFKRGERVAIGASGGKDSTVLAHVLSVLNKRYDYGLDLYLLSIDEGITGYRDDSLETVKQNQVEYGLPLKILSYSELYGWTMDKIVEQVGKKNNCTFCGVFRRQALDRGAAQLGVDHIVTGHNADDIAETVLMNIMRGDIARLARCTAVTTQSEDTIKRSKPFKYAYEKEIVMYAYFKKLTYFSTECIYSPDAYRGHARVFLKDLESVRPSAIVDIIHSGESFVLEQSVQRGMKALQTCLRCGYISSNDLCKACALLEGLESGLSRSALRQTQESTSAAPEGHRTIPMFERYASLNGTPKTPATPAEPVEGIERAVKTIEIV; translated from the exons ATGCCGCCTACACCATGTTCATTGTGTCATACCGCTAGAGCTCTTGTGAAACGACCGAAAACTGGACAACAGGTTTGCAAGGACTGCTTTTTTGAAGTTTTCGAGACTGAGGTGCACAACACAATCgtagagggagaaggaattTTTAAGCGAGGGGAACGGGTTGCTATAGGAGCTAGTGGTGGAAAAG ATTCAACTGTTCTTGCACACGTTCTTTCGGTTCTCAACAAGCGATATGACTACGGATTGGATCTGTATCTGCTGTCCATAGATGAGGGTATTACCGGGTATCGAGATGACTCTTTAGAA ACTGTCAAGCAAAATCAAGTAGAGTATGGACTTCCTCTCAAGATCCTATCTTACTCTGAGCTTTATGGGTGGACGATGGATAAGATTGTAGAACAagttggcaagaagaacaatT GTACTTTCTGTGGTGTCTTCCGTCGCCAGGCGTTGGACCGTGGAGCGGCCCAATTAGGAGTGGACCATATCGTAACCGGGCATAATGCGGATGACATTGCTGAAACTGTCTTGATGAACA TCATGAGAGGCGATATTGCCCGTTTAGCGCGATGTACGGCGGTTACGACCCAATCTGAGGATACGATCAAGAGAAGCAAGCCATTCAAGTATGCTTATGAGAAGGAAATCGTCAT GTATGCGTACTTCAAGAAACTCACATACTTTTCAACCGAGTGTATTTACTCTCCTGATG CCTACAGAGGACATGCCCGAGTTTTCCTCAAGGACCTCGAATCCGTACGACCTAGTGCTATCGTCGATATCATCCATTCTGGCGAGTCTTTCGTACTAGAGCAAAGCGTGCAAAGAGGTATGAAGGCTTTGCAGACTTGTTTGCGTTGTGGTTACATCTCTTCAAATGATCTTTGT AAAGCTTGCGCCTTGTTAGAAGGTCTTGAATCGGGTCTTTCCCGCTCTGCCCTC CGTCAAACACAGGAGAGCACCTCTGCTGCTCCAGAGGGACATCGTACAATTCCCATGTTTGAGAGATATGCTTCGCTGAACGGTACGCCGAAAACGCCTGCGACTCCCGCAGAGCCGGTGGAGGGTATTGAGAGAGCGGTAAAAACCATTGAAATAGTCTGA
- a CDS encoding methionyl-tRNA formyltransferase: MILNKQAFLLQIPCKRQARTHSFRCFSATCKRWDAKGPFRILFCGSDEFSVASLKAVHKAKDVWSSIDVVVPAEREIGRGGKHAHHEKYIPALRLYAEQHNLPISIIPPTGLKTWSPPEPFTSSNLNSSHVLLTASFGHIIPLRLLKLFPPIQRLNVHPSLLPRWRGAAPVQWTIANGDEETGVTVQTLVRYALGVDAGDILARAEGIKVPHDARYEIFLPSLAEAGGNLLVDVLRKIKNGTVTITSQDERYITLAPKVTHETSRIHWGDHTAELIDRLHRGFAHQYPVWTSFLDTTAQILSLHPIHPSSLPKALYQPETVRSGTAILYKQGKSRRLFVACARNSWIEVQEIKMAGKKALGIKEWWNGLPKNVRESREVVFQ, from the exons ATGATTCTTAACAAACAGGCTTTCCTGCTACAAATCCCATGCAAACGACAGGCAAGAACACACTCGTTCCGTTGCTTCTCTGCAACATGTAAAAGATGGGATGCGAAAGGGCCCTTTCGGATACTGTTTTGCGGCTCAGACGAATTCTCGGTCGCTTCCCTAAAGGCAGTACATAAAGCAAAAG ACGTCTGGTCTAGCATCGATGTAGTAGTGCCCGCTGAAAGGGAGAttgggcgaggagggaagCATGCCCATCACGAAAAGTACATCC CGGCACTACGTCTGTACGCGGAGCAACATAATCTCCCTATATCGATAATCCCACCCACCGGCCTCAAAACCTGGTCTCCACCCGAGCCTTTCACTTCATCCAATCTCAACTCCTCACATGTGCTACTAACCGCGTCTTTTGGTCATATCATCCCTCTCCGGCTTCTGAAGCTCTTCCCTCCGATTCAACGATTGAATGtacatccatctctcttaccaagatggagaggagctGCCCCTGTACAGTGGACTATTGCgaatggagatgaagagacggGAGTCACTGTGCAGACATTGGTGCGATATGCGCTAGGTGTCGATGCAGGTGATATATTGGCAAGAGCTGAGGGTATT AAAGTCCCTCACGACGCTAGATATgaaatcttcttgccttccttgGCAGAGGCAGGAGGTAATCTGTTAGTTGATGTGTTGcgaaaaataaaaaatgGAACT GTTACCATCACAAGCCAGGACGAGAGATACATCACTCTCGCGCCTAAGGTCACTCATGAGACGTCCCGAATACATTGGGGAGATCATACAGCAGAGCTAATCGACAGATTACATCGCGGATTCGCCCATCAA TATCCCGTCTGGACCTCCTTCCTCGATACAACAGCCCAaatcctctccctccatcccatccaccCTTCGTCCCTTCCTAAAGCCCTGTACCAACCGGAAACAGTAAGATCCGGCACCGCAATACTTTATAAGCAAGGCAAGTCGCGCCGACTATTCGTGGCTTGTGCAAGGAACAGTTGGATAGAAGTCCAAGAGATTAAAATGGCTGGTAAGAAGGCTTTGGGTATCAAGGAGTGGTGGAATGGGTTACCAAAAAATGTGAGGGAAAGCCGGGAAGTGGTCTTTCAGTGA
- a CDS encoding HAD hydrolase — MGGRLAFSDGLFPKKLAFAFDIDGVLKQGHNVLPEAKRTMKLLTGEDGRLPKPIPFLLITNGGGVLDSERLSFLSSELGVRLTPDQLVQSHTPMRDYAHKYKDKHVLVIGGKGESCRKVAESYGMKNAHIPQDVIAWRPSIWDRTELTKEEEAFVRPQDFSSIQFSAIFVMHDSHDWGRDTTLILDLLNSNNGYLGTRKEGRKNGEEAVELIMSNADVEWRSDWPIPRLGQGAFRIGLEAVYKATTGLDLTYIQYGKPFKATYDFSELSLRRYLASVGRDASVPFHVYMVGDNPASDIAGANAHGWSSILVRTGVFHDTHGEKPAYQPTVIVDDVEKGVEWAIGKEMGLF; from the exons ATGGGTGGCCGACTAGCCTTTAGTGATGGCCTTTTCCCGAAAAAGCTTGCTTTTGCATTTGACATT GATGGTGTGCTCAAACAAGGCCACAATGTCCTTCCTGAAGCTAAACGTACAATGAAGCTTCTTACAGGCGAAGATGGACGATTACCCAA GCCGATACCTTTCTTGTTGATAACCAACGGCGGTGGAGTTCTTGATAGCGAGCgcctctcctttctttcctccgAATTAGGTGTCCGACTTACGCCAGACCAACTTGTCCAGAGCCATACACCCATGCGTGATTATGCGCACAAGTACAAGGATAAACATGTGCTTGTTATCGGcgggaagggagaaagcTGCAGAAAGGTTGCCGAGTC CTatggaatgaagaatgCTCACATACCTCAGGATGTGATCGCTTGGAGGCCTTCAATTTGGGATCGTACAGAGCTgacgaaagaggaagaggctttTGTCCGA CCGCAAgacttctcttccatccagTTTTCCGCCATCTTTGTGATGCATGATTCTCACGACTGGGGTAGAGATACTACGCTtatccttgaccttctcaATTCTAATAATGGATATCTGGGCAccagaaaggaaggaagaaagaacgGGGAAGAGGCGGTCGAGTTGATTATGAGCAATGCCGATGTTGAATGGCGGTC TGACTGGCCCATACCTCGATTAGGTCAAGGAGCTTTCAGGATTGGTTTGGAAGCTGTTTATAAG GCAACGACAGGCCTTGATCTCACTTACATCCAATACGGGAAGCCTTTCAAAGCCACTTATGACTTTTCTGAGCTTTCTCTGCGCCGATACTTGGCTTCTGTCGGACGCGACGCTAGTGTCCCTTTTCATGT CTACATGGTAGGTGACAACCCCGCTTCCGATATTGCAGGGGCAAATGCGCACGGCTGGtcctccatcctcgtccGCACAGGCGTCTTTCACGATACCCATGGGGAAAAACCAGCGTATCAACCAACAGTTATTGTCGATGATGTAGAGAAGGGAGTAGAGTGGGCTATCGGTAAAGAGATGGGGTTGTTCTGA